In a single window of the Polynucleobacter sp. MWH-UH24A genome:
- a CDS encoding YeeE/YedE thiosulfate transporter family protein has protein sequence MNQAKPAQVPLPYWNPLVAGIALGVVLLATFVITGHGLGATGFTTRLTAWFGMNLAPIATEANEYLGGMVEDGKPLSAWITWQVIGVAIGALVSAWLAGRMRLQLDGKRFLGGAKRPVTALVGGILAGFGARVAAGCTSGMGLSGAATLSLAGFVFLITFFAVGLIASRLMKEEA, from the coding sequence GTGAATCAAGCTAAACCAGCTCAGGTCCCGCTGCCATACTGGAATCCACTGGTAGCGGGGATTGCCCTCGGGGTTGTTCTACTAGCAACATTCGTCATCACAGGCCATGGTCTAGGAGCTACTGGATTTACAACCCGATTAACTGCCTGGTTTGGTATGAATTTGGCTCCGATTGCAACCGAGGCTAATGAGTATCTTGGCGGCATGGTTGAAGACGGCAAGCCATTGAGTGCCTGGATCACTTGGCAGGTTATTGGGGTCGCAATTGGTGCATTGGTATCAGCCTGGCTCGCAGGGCGGATGCGACTTCAGTTGGATGGCAAGCGATTCTTAGGGGGTGCTAAACGACCAGTCACTGCCTTAGTTGGCGGCATATTGGCAGGCTTTGGGGCCCGAGTCGCCGCAGGCTGTACGAGCGGTATGGGCCTTTCAGGAGCTGCAACGCTTTCCTTAGCAGGATTTGTATTTTTAATTACCTTTTTTGCTGTCGGTTTAATAGCAAGTCGGTTGATGAAGGAGGAGGCATGA
- a CDS encoding energy transducer TonB encodes MIKKSPLILMVAFLFSVVLHLTLFGLWLRYKFPTPPKTDDVLLVQLQKQERPTPIERNQPQVATQDAPPAPTAEEWAFASQYTLKNSKGYRHAWGKQVRSMMGIAVEGPDQGQVRFRIEIAPNGSITSVETLWKTSDKAEALARKAIYSMPPPPPTPTGKPLIFEKTISFSPFANDDTPFYGDDCLPDPPFFTNPFAWDGKSPQKIKPSAPTEKLSPEALAECLKQLPRDSIESITAHNQRQLDQWRSGNLNRKK; translated from the coding sequence ATGATTAAAAAGTCACCACTGATCCTCATGGTGGCTTTTCTTTTTTCGGTTGTTTTACACCTCACGCTTTTTGGGTTGTGGCTTCGCTACAAATTTCCCACACCTCCAAAAACTGATGATGTTTTATTGGTTCAGTTACAAAAGCAAGAGCGTCCAACGCCCATTGAAAGGAATCAACCTCAGGTAGCCACCCAAGATGCACCTCCAGCGCCAACAGCAGAAGAATGGGCTTTCGCATCCCAATACACTCTTAAAAATAGCAAGGGCTACAGACATGCGTGGGGCAAACAAGTTCGCAGCATGATGGGTATAGCTGTTGAGGGCCCAGATCAAGGGCAGGTTCGATTTCGAATTGAGATCGCTCCAAATGGCAGCATTACTTCCGTAGAAACACTTTGGAAGACCTCTGATAAAGCTGAAGCTCTGGCTCGCAAAGCCATTTACTCCATGCCGCCTCCACCACCAACGCCTACTGGTAAGCCACTCATTTTTGAAAAGACGATTTCATTTTCTCCGTTTGCCAACGACGACACCCCTTTTTATGGTGATGATTGTCTACCCGATCCCCCATTTTTTACAAACCCATTTGCTTGGGACGGTAAGTCACCTCAAAAGATTAAGCCAAGCGCACCTACTGAAAAACTGAGCCCAGAAGCATTGGCTGAGTGCCTGAAACAATTACCACGAGATTCCATTGAATCAATCACTGCGCACAATCAAAGACAGCTCGACCAGTGGAGATCGGGTAACTTGAATCGCAAGAAATAA
- the trxC gene encoding thioredoxin TrxC, protein MLIQCPSCNQRNRLASNKVGSKPICGSCQHDLLSAPIEANAGDFGDLIHQTQIPVLVDFWAPWCGPCKMFAPTFAQLAKKYTNQVLFVKVNTEEEQGIAAQFGIRSIPTLAFFKGGQEINRLSGALGLGELDRYIQQQLITVESSS, encoded by the coding sequence ATGCTAATTCAATGTCCAAGCTGTAATCAACGTAACCGTCTAGCCAGTAACAAAGTTGGGAGCAAACCTATTTGCGGTAGCTGCCAGCATGACCTGCTCTCAGCCCCAATCGAGGCGAATGCGGGCGACTTTGGGGATTTAATTCATCAAACTCAGATACCAGTTTTAGTTGATTTCTGGGCACCATGGTGCGGTCCTTGCAAAATGTTTGCGCCCACCTTTGCCCAGCTTGCCAAGAAATACACCAATCAAGTTTTGTTTGTGAAAGTCAATACCGAGGAAGAACAAGGTATTGCCGCTCAGTTTGGGATTCGGTCTATCCCCACCCTCGCTTTTTTTAAAGGTGGTCAAGAAATTAATCGCCTTAGTGGCGCATTAGGACTTGGTGAATTGGATCGTTATATCCAACAACAATTAATAACTGTTGAGAGCTCAAGCTGA
- a CDS encoding CBS domain-containing protein codes for MSTVQECLDQKPKRIISVSSTDSVFKALELMKSNRVRAILVMDDGRLVGIVSQGDCAIRAYLRGLDINSTPVADIMTKEPLTVKPTDTMDHCMAIISSRGIRHIPVVDQNQVIGIVSVGDVVKETMSQLTQNASFLETYIKGHSA; via the coding sequence ATGTCAACCGTTCAAGAGTGTCTGGATCAGAAACCAAAACGAATTATTTCTGTTTCATCAACGGATTCTGTATTCAAAGCTCTTGAGCTGATGAAATCCAATCGAGTGCGCGCCATCTTGGTGATGGACGATGGGCGCTTAGTAGGCATTGTCTCGCAAGGCGACTGTGCGATTCGCGCCTATTTGCGAGGGCTTGATATCAACAGCACTCCAGTTGCTGACATCATGACCAAAGAGCCATTGACCGTGAAACCCACAGATACCATGGATCACTGTATGGCGATCATCTCCTCGCGGGGTATTCGTCACATACCTGTAGTGGATCAGAACCAAGTAATCGGTATTGTTTCTGTGGGTGATGTGGTGAAAGAGACCATGAGTCAGCTTACTCAAAATGCTTCGTTCCTTGAAACATACATCAAGGGGCATAGCGCTTAG
- a CDS encoding glycoside hydrolase gives MKTHLINWMGYQCLLLISLGIGFAMPGYTQTSHSSHGSMGGVSKQKVSCESSGLDCANAVNPFFSQDGKLHLVWSANGSISYAQSIDLGKSWSTSIEIANHGKALDTGSDARPQIAVNKDGQIIIAYSFFKDKNWNAQVNYVISKDGGNSFTTPKSIVKDQSSQRFPSLLIEPDGTLFISWIDKRLVQAAKDKGNKPLGASLAFATSTDFGGSFTTEKIANDAMCECCRIGAALNTTNEPTLIYRAIFDGGVRDHASQVFKKSEFGKIERVANDGWKTDACPHHGPAIAISSLNTSHVAWFTQGSIRSGLFYARSENGNSRFSDPAQIGSQNANVSRPYLLANGKNIWLTWKEFEGKQTLIWMQQSINDGATWTLPRIISKTSNYSDHPLLIKNNQQIFLSWLTRDDGYQLIPIGGLP, from the coding sequence ATGAAAACACATCTAATCAATTGGATGGGATATCAATGCCTTTTGCTTATTAGCCTTGGTATTGGCTTTGCAATGCCAGGCTATACGCAAACTAGTCATTCCTCCCATGGCAGCATGGGAGGCGTCTCTAAACAAAAAGTATCATGTGAATCGAGTGGCTTAGATTGTGCCAATGCTGTTAATCCATTTTTTTCTCAAGATGGAAAGTTGCATCTAGTCTGGTCTGCAAACGGCAGTATCTCTTATGCTCAATCAATCGATTTAGGAAAGTCTTGGTCTACGTCGATTGAAATTGCGAACCATGGCAAAGCACTTGACACCGGAAGTGATGCTCGTCCGCAAATTGCTGTAAACAAAGATGGGCAGATAATCATTGCTTATTCATTCTTCAAGGACAAGAACTGGAATGCGCAAGTAAATTATGTAATTTCAAAGGATGGTGGTAATTCCTTTACAACCCCAAAATCGATTGTGAAGGATCAATCGAGTCAACGCTTTCCATCCCTATTAATTGAACCCGATGGGACTTTATTTATTAGTTGGATTGATAAACGGCTAGTTCAAGCAGCCAAAGATAAAGGAAATAAGCCTTTGGGTGCCTCATTGGCTTTTGCAACGTCAACCGATTTTGGTGGATCTTTCACAACAGAAAAAATTGCAAATGATGCGATGTGCGAGTGCTGTCGAATTGGCGCTGCATTAAATACAACCAATGAACCTACTCTTATTTATAGAGCCATTTTTGACGGAGGAGTTCGTGATCATGCCAGTCAAGTATTTAAAAAGAGTGAATTTGGCAAAATCGAGCGCGTTGCTAATGATGGCTGGAAAACCGACGCTTGCCCCCACCATGGTCCAGCAATTGCGATATCAAGTCTGAATACCAGTCATGTAGCCTGGTTCACGCAGGGCTCCATTCGCTCTGGACTTTTTTATGCCCGCTCTGAGAATGGTAATTCAAGATTTAGCGATCCAGCACAAATAGGCTCGCAAAACGCAAATGTATCGAGGCCATATTTACTAGCTAATGGTAAAAATATCTGGCTTACTTGGAAAGAATTTGAAGGAAAGCAAACCTTAATTTGGATGCAGCAATCGATAAATGACGGTGCAACATGGACCCTACCTCGAATCATTTCCAAAACTTCTAATTATTCTGATCACCCATTATTGATTAAAAATAACCAACAAATCTTTCTCTCATGGCTAACACGAGACGATGGCTATCAATTAATACCTATTGGAGGCCTACCATGA
- a CDS encoding substrate-binding domain-containing protein produces the protein MSISPIRRIFFTLILCIGFSVNAQQTPKVEVTYGTGVNTFTLATGSPGELGLLQALGEEFSKRENAKMVWIKAGSGASLNLLKTKQVDMIMVHAPAAVARAVSEGWATKRTLIGSNEFYIVGPKSDPAKIGAASSGADAYARIAKAKANFVSRGDNSGTHVKEMDIWKQAGVMPEGSWYIVTKDFMTASLKRANAENAYFMSDSSTWVAEKAIAPNLQVLYRGDKFLVNTYDALVAPPGATPGQATASKFIDFVASDAGQKIMRDYGRGQYGEALYNDALYAKRYVY, from the coding sequence ATGTCCATCTCACCAATTCGTCGTATCTTCTTCACTCTCATTTTATGCATTGGATTTTCTGTGAATGCACAACAAACCCCAAAAGTCGAGGTAACTTATGGCACTGGAGTCAATACCTTTACTCTCGCGACGGGTAGCCCAGGAGAGCTAGGTCTTCTTCAGGCATTGGGTGAAGAATTTAGCAAACGTGAAAATGCCAAGATGGTTTGGATCAAAGCCGGCAGTGGTGCTTCTTTGAACTTACTGAAAACCAAGCAAGTGGATATGATCATGGTCCATGCCCCTGCGGCCGTTGCTAGGGCAGTCAGTGAAGGTTGGGCGACCAAACGTACATTGATTGGCTCCAATGAGTTCTATATTGTGGGACCGAAGTCAGACCCCGCTAAGATTGGAGCCGCCAGTAGTGGTGCTGATGCATATGCCCGAATTGCCAAGGCGAAAGCCAACTTTGTCTCGCGTGGTGATAACTCGGGCACCCACGTCAAAGAGATGGATATTTGGAAGCAAGCGGGGGTAATGCCCGAAGGCAGTTGGTACATTGTGACCAAAGACTTTATGACCGCATCGCTAAAGCGCGCCAATGCCGAGAATGCCTACTTCATGAGTGATAGCAGTACTTGGGTCGCTGAAAAGGCGATCGCTCCAAACTTGCAAGTGCTCTATCGTGGCGATAAGTTTTTAGTCAACACCTACGATGCCTTGGTTGCTCCTCCAGGTGCCACCCCCGGACAAGCCACTGCCAGTAAGTTCATTGATTTTGTGGCTTCCGATGCCGGACAGAAAATCATGCGGGACTATGGCAGGGGCCAATATGGCGAAGCTCTTTACAATGATGCGCTTTACGCCAAGCGGTACGTTTATTAA
- a CDS encoding high-potential iron-sulfur protein, producing MQTNRRQFLLLSAAGAATLSLSNLVQAQAMVAETDPQAQALGYRADTTKVDAKKFPKHTNDQKCSNCALFQAKGGNAGGCSLFAGKQVAAAGWCSAWAKKA from the coding sequence ATGCAAACTAACCGTCGTCAATTTCTCCTATTGTCTGCCGCTGGTGCAGCCACTTTATCGCTTTCAAACTTAGTCCAAGCTCAAGCCATGGTTGCGGAGACCGATCCTCAAGCCCAAGCCTTGGGATATAGAGCCGATACAACTAAAGTAGATGCCAAGAAATTTCCAAAGCACACAAATGATCAAAAATGCAGTAACTGTGCTCTATTTCAAGCCAAAGGTGGCAATGCTGGTGGTTGTAGTTTGTTTGCTGGTAAGCAAGTGGCTGCTGCCGGTTGGTGCTCCGCCTGGGCGAAGAAAGCGTAA
- a CDS encoding TonB-dependent receptor: MKCLKTQQKPIAALVACFIAGNVWAQIAPPPNYDQKLKDVIVDATRSGTPLDEVPLNTTILTKEAIEIAPDQTIDQILKNVPGVILNDQPYYQKDPTGQSINTRGLGNARTLVLIDGAPANDAFYGTVQWNLVPLSSIDSVEYIRGGVSSLWGNYGMGGVINIKTKNPKNSQQDVSVSYGTFGTGNVAASKDIIASDKMQLRISADYFSTDGYQNVSNMSPAPANNIKNGQGPASSDNSNFRLQSYFKPTESTTGYFRMGYHTMADLSSGYAFAKNLKQDTDIAAGTKTRIDASSTVDVNFFYQNTIFNKQNGSTTSGGTPYISANYQNPYSTIGGAVQYTKNMKGFIDQAIIGVDGRNVSGSNLANNFGSTGANQLINYSKGQQSFYGLLGQLKSIGKSIPLETTLSARLDYWNSQTPDYYNRDPSTGSTAYQNVPNQSKTMLNPTLGLLYKLNQSWDLRSAAYRAFHAPGMNNTLRTYGSSSGWTFANPNLTPETMTGYEFGTDYRWRTGFAQLTFFNNYIQDAVATYRLSTSSATDQALAQQLCNGSGTWTGQSSYGVCNSSSISYYTNQQNLLSQGIESQYHWDFDPKWAIDLNYAYTQTKLTMSTTSDPINKQVGGVPRNIAGAGLTYYPVPKASITTTIRYVSTSWLNTSNTLIVPSYTIVGLRANYEIEKNMVMFASVVNLFNRQYITFSSGGSATSYTQGMPQSFNIGAKITF, from the coding sequence ATGAAATGCCTAAAGACACAACAAAAACCCATTGCTGCTCTTGTGGCCTGCTTCATTGCTGGCAATGTCTGGGCGCAGATTGCACCACCGCCCAATTACGATCAAAAACTCAAGGACGTTATCGTTGATGCGACCCGCTCAGGCACGCCCCTCGATGAAGTACCCCTAAATACAACCATTTTGACCAAAGAGGCGATCGAGATAGCCCCAGATCAAACAATTGATCAGATTTTGAAAAACGTTCCGGGAGTAATCCTTAACGATCAACCTTATTATCAAAAGGATCCAACCGGGCAGAGTATTAATACTCGAGGACTTGGAAATGCACGAACCTTAGTGTTAATTGATGGCGCGCCTGCTAATGATGCATTTTATGGAACAGTCCAATGGAACTTAGTCCCTCTTTCCTCCATCGATAGTGTTGAATACATCCGTGGTGGAGTCTCGAGTCTTTGGGGTAACTATGGTATGGGTGGCGTAATTAACATTAAGACTAAAAATCCTAAAAATAGCCAACAAGATGTATCTGTAAGCTACGGCACTTTTGGCACAGGGAATGTTGCGGCATCAAAAGACATTATTGCATCCGACAAAATGCAATTACGTATTTCAGCGGATTATTTCAGTACTGATGGCTATCAAAATGTATCAAATATGAGTCCGGCCCCAGCCAATAATATAAAAAATGGTCAAGGTCCAGCCAGCTCTGATAACAGCAATTTTCGGCTTCAGAGTTATTTCAAACCAACCGAATCAACGACGGGATATTTTCGAATGGGTTATCACACCATGGCGGATTTATCGAGTGGCTACGCATTTGCCAAAAATCTCAAGCAAGATACAGATATTGCTGCGGGAACAAAAACACGAATCGACGCAAGCTCAACTGTTGATGTTAATTTCTTTTATCAAAACACTATTTTTAATAAACAAAATGGATCCACAACATCTGGTGGCACACCCTATATAAGCGCTAACTACCAAAATCCGTACAGTACGATTGGCGGAGCTGTACAGTACACAAAAAATATGAAAGGGTTCATTGATCAAGCAATAATTGGTGTTGATGGTCGCAATGTAAGTGGCTCTAATCTTGCTAATAATTTTGGTTCAACCGGTGCCAATCAATTAATTAACTACTCTAAAGGTCAGCAAAGTTTTTATGGCTTGCTTGGCCAACTAAAATCGATTGGGAAATCGATCCCGCTTGAAACAACGCTATCCGCACGGCTTGATTATTGGAATAGTCAAACCCCCGATTATTACAACCGAGATCCCAGCACTGGAAGCACGGCGTATCAAAATGTTCCTAATCAAAGCAAAACAATGCTTAATCCAACTTTAGGACTTTTGTATAAGCTCAATCAAAGTTGGGATTTACGTTCGGCTGCATATCGAGCATTTCATGCCCCTGGTATGAATAACACCCTCAGAACATATGGATCTTCATCTGGCTGGACTTTTGCCAATCCTAACCTCACTCCAGAAACGATGACTGGATATGAATTTGGTACTGATTATCGTTGGCGAACAGGATTTGCCCAGTTAACTTTTTTTAATAACTATATCCAAGATGCCGTTGCAACTTACCGATTAAGTACGAGTAGCGCAACGGATCAAGCGCTGGCTCAACAATTATGCAATGGGTCTGGCACGTGGACTGGACAGTCCAGTTACGGTGTATGCAACTCCTCCTCGATTAGCTACTACACCAATCAACAAAACCTATTGAGCCAAGGTATTGAATCCCAATACCATTGGGATTTTGATCCAAAATGGGCGATTGACCTTAACTATGCATACACACAGACAAAGCTGACCATGAGTACTACTAGTGACCCAATCAACAAGCAAGTTGGAGGGGTGCCACGCAATATTGCTGGGGCGGGATTAACATATTACCCAGTTCCTAAGGCTAGTATCACAACAACCATTCGATATGTGAGTACATCATGGTTGAATACGAGTAATACCTTAATCGTTCCAAGTTACACCATCGTCGGACTAAGGGCAAACTATGAGATTGAGAAAAATATGGTGATGTTTGCGTCGGTGGTGAACTTATTCAACCGTCAATATATAACGTTTAGCTCCGGAGGATCGGCTACAAGCTATACGCAAGGCATGCCACAATCATTCAATATTGGTGCAAAAATTACCTTCTGA
- a CDS encoding sulfurtransferase: protein MKKIKYLLTAILLGTSQWLMALTVPGPIVDANWLANHSAQVQILEVRSDVKSFTREPEFETDKKTGKKMVVEVGGRIPDANVVNFKNVRAERMVDGRKLKYLVPEKADFEKLLQQAGINQGKPIILVPAGQDVSDIDEALRVYWQLKIYGEDNIAVLDGGMAGWLAQGRPFTVTPSKAAAGNWTAKAYRSELIASSDDVANASKTGKTQLVDGRSPAQFLGITKRDYVKTYGHIAGAQAFAPELMTRSSDGALYFLKPNTYEALLKANGIKPNEPAISYCNSGHLASGPWFVMSELVGNKSTKLYDGSLYLWTLEGRPTQGVPLN, encoded by the coding sequence ATGAAGAAAATAAAGTATTTATTAACAGCCATCTTATTGGGAACTAGTCAATGGCTAATGGCATTAACCGTTCCAGGCCCAATAGTGGATGCAAATTGGCTGGCTAACCACAGTGCACAAGTTCAAATCCTTGAAGTGCGAAGTGATGTGAAGTCATTCACGCGTGAGCCTGAGTTTGAAACTGACAAGAAGACTGGAAAAAAGATGGTGGTAGAAGTTGGGGGACGTATTCCAGATGCCAATGTAGTTAACTTTAAAAATGTACGCGCAGAGCGTATGGTTGATGGTCGAAAACTCAAGTATTTGGTTCCCGAGAAAGCCGATTTTGAGAAGTTATTACAACAGGCTGGCATCAATCAAGGTAAACCGATCATTTTGGTACCCGCCGGTCAAGATGTTTCAGACATTGATGAAGCGTTAAGGGTGTATTGGCAGCTCAAGATTTATGGCGAAGACAATATTGCTGTGTTGGATGGGGGTATGGCTGGCTGGTTAGCTCAAGGCCGACCATTTACAGTGACCCCTTCTAAAGCGGCTGCAGGAAACTGGACTGCAAAAGCATATCGAAGTGAGCTTATTGCTAGTTCTGATGATGTTGCAAACGCTTCGAAAACTGGCAAAACCCAATTGGTAGATGGCAGAAGTCCGGCCCAGTTTTTAGGGATTACGAAACGTGATTATGTGAAGACGTATGGCCATATTGCTGGAGCACAAGCCTTTGCCCCCGAGCTGATGACACGATCAAGCGATGGAGCTTTATATTTCTTGAAGCCCAACACGTATGAGGCTTTACTAAAGGCCAATGGCATCAAACCAAATGAGCCTGCTATTAGTTACTGTAATAGCGGACATTTAGCGTCTGGCCCATGGTTTGTGATGTCGGAATTGGTTGGCAATAAGTCCACCAAACTTTATGATGGATCTTTATATCTTTGGACCTTGGAGGGTCGACCTACTCAGGGCGTTCCACTTAACTAA
- the pal gene encoding peptidoglycan-associated lipoprotein Pal: MSIIKKTFLVFVTCYLAACSSTKLDEKTDNVAPLTVGSQSAKYDPISDPKSPLYQKGSIYFDFDEYTVKSSYQPLLKANADYLKSNQSRIVIEGNTDDRGTSEYNLALGQRRSEAVKRALIALGVNSNQIEAVSFGEEKPKNTGTGEKAWQENRRADIVYR; this comes from the coding sequence ATGTCAATCATTAAAAAAACCTTTTTAGTTTTTGTTACTTGTTATTTGGCGGCATGTAGTTCGACAAAGCTTGATGAGAAAACAGATAACGTAGCTCCACTAACCGTTGGTTCCCAGTCGGCAAAATACGACCCCATTAGCGACCCAAAATCACCGTTGTATCAAAAGGGGTCGATTTATTTCGATTTTGATGAATATACGGTAAAGAGCTCATACCAGCCACTCCTTAAGGCCAATGCCGACTACTTGAAATCCAATCAATCCCGAATTGTGATTGAGGGCAATACCGATGACCGAGGCACATCGGAGTACAACCTCGCACTGGGTCAGCGGCGCTCAGAGGCCGTAAAAAGGGCACTTATTGCGCTTGGCGTGAATAGCAATCAAATCGAAGCCGTAAGTTTTGGTGAAGAAAAGCCAAAAAATACGGGTACCGGCGAAAAAGCGTGGCAAGAAAATAGGCGAGCTGATATTGTTTACCGGTAG
- a CDS encoding YeeE/YedE thiosulfate transporter family protein, with protein MMGTIISGLILGAGFGWVLERAGFGSPCKLTAQFRLTDWSVFKVMFTAIVFAAVGLMLLEGVGIVQGDELFIPPAFLGAAALGGALVGAGFAIGGYCPGTSLVGFVSGRLDAALFLIGLILGTWGFAWAFPQIEFLTSLGELNSVNTLPELIHVSPLYVNAALILMAIGVFLMGGWMERKSSGPISSQDAMNGCAQKN; from the coding sequence ATGATGGGAACCATCATTTCAGGATTGATATTGGGCGCTGGATTTGGCTGGGTATTGGAGCGAGCAGGTTTTGGTAGCCCATGTAAATTAACTGCGCAGTTTCGTTTAACCGATTGGTCTGTTTTCAAGGTGATGTTCACAGCCATCGTGTTTGCAGCAGTAGGTTTAATGCTTCTTGAGGGAGTTGGAATCGTTCAGGGCGATGAACTGTTCATTCCGCCCGCATTTTTAGGGGCAGCGGCTCTCGGCGGAGCTCTGGTGGGAGCAGGATTTGCAATTGGTGGCTACTGTCCAGGGACATCATTGGTTGGTTTTGTGTCAGGACGCTTAGACGCCGCATTATTTCTGATTGGCCTAATTCTTGGTACTTGGGGATTTGCATGGGCCTTTCCGCAGATTGAATTCTTGACTAGCTTGGGAGAGCTAAACAGCGTTAATACCTTGCCTGAGCTTATTCATGTTTCACCACTCTATGTGAATGCAGCTTTGATATTGATGGCAATCGGTGTCTTTTTAATGGGAGGTTGGATGGAGAGGAAATCCTCGGGTCCGATTAGCTCCCAAGATGCCATGAATGGCTGCGCTCAAAAAAATTAA
- a CDS encoding TlpA disulfide reductase family protein, translated as MRHLSIALLIIISFCSSSWGNELRPYQKGEWSKLVASNPDRPLVIHFWGVTCAPCVKEMPVWGKFTKENKKLNIAYVQVDNVPPEQISKMLIKANLGSANNYYLIGPFDEFLRFEIHSKWRGETPMTILIDKQNRQILKIGTMDFEWLKKQIGH; from the coding sequence ATGAGGCATTTATCTATAGCTCTTCTTATCATCATTTCTTTTTGCTCGTCCTCTTGGGGCAATGAATTGAGGCCCTATCAGAAAGGAGAATGGTCTAAATTAGTAGCAAGTAATCCCGATCGCCCACTGGTGATTCATTTTTGGGGAGTAACATGCGCACCCTGTGTTAAAGAAATGCCTGTATGGGGCAAATTTACTAAAGAAAACAAGAAGCTAAACATCGCCTACGTACAGGTTGACAATGTTCCTCCGGAACAGATTAGCAAGATGCTCATAAAAGCAAATCTAGGTTCAGCCAATAATTACTACCTTATCGGTCCGTTTGACGAATTCTTGCGATTTGAAATCCATTCAAAATGGCGGGGCGAAACCCCCATGACGATCTTGATTGATAAACAAAATAGACAAATATTGAAAATTGGAACTATGGATTTTGAATGGCTAAAAAAACAAATCGGCCATTAA
- a CDS encoding DUF2946 family protein, which translates to MMLLASKRRIVHYVAAFGIAFSALAPAIAQAVAIGQTGSGFAIEVCTSTGTKIIEQVNEESTANTAESCPYCTTHQPISTPLGEQLQFAAPEQLALYPTLFYCAPKPLSAWVKHPSQAPPQFS; encoded by the coding sequence ATGATGTTATTAGCCAGCAAACGCCGTATTGTTCACTACGTGGCAGCCTTTGGGATTGCCTTTAGTGCCCTTGCGCCGGCGATTGCTCAGGCCGTTGCCATCGGTCAGACCGGCTCCGGATTTGCCATTGAGGTATGTACGAGCACGGGGACCAAGATCATTGAGCAGGTCAATGAAGAATCCACCGCCAATACCGCTGAGTCCTGCCCGTATTGCACCACCCATCAACCCATTAGCACGCCGCTAGGCGAGCAATTGCAGTTTGCCGCTCCCGAGCAGTTAGCGCTGTACCCCACCCTCTTCTATTGCGCACCCAAGCCCCTATCGGCCTGGGTGAAGCACCCCTCGCAAGCCCCTCCGCAGTTCTCCTAA